In the Parasteatoda tepidariorum isolate YZ-2023 chromosome 3, CAS_Ptep_4.0, whole genome shotgun sequence genome, one interval contains:
- the LOC107454306 gene encoding uncharacterized protein codes for MTNINSTEMTKEATLEAIEYICQDIEPNVLVSLSNDILTFHGIRKDERNDHVELAATTALLNSANFEKESERHVCMQGVCKNALSAGKKICYNVEMQKLLKFLKTVKRDFYYQQVLLDLYHQMKIFMNSNGYASKGLPDLEHLIKLRSIRDVIHSSKIEQWKKLFNYIKSNDLSEFVKPLKELIEEYEEFKKFPSYTAKVGYILDKIFLIGQNCRDYTLEEKREIAALIVPCLQPLKVCIKSIYRTPRTRLDCYIRQRRSALQFIAEEYSRFPLDGKILANDLEKVSLKESIEILDNLIEEYRDLSSEDSDTDLEEAGSTLMPRSHSWWTK; via the exons ATGACTAACATAAACTCTACTGAAATGACCAAAGAGGCCACACTAGAAGCAATAGAATACATCTGTCAGGATATA GAACCAAATGTTCTTGTTTCACTGTCAAATGATATCCTGACTTTTCATGGGATTAGAAAAGATGAACGTAATGATCATGTTGAGCTTGCCGCAACCACTGCACTTCTAAACTCGGCCAACTTTGAGAAAGAATCTGAGAGGCATGTGTGCATGCAGGGAGTGTGTAAAAATGCTCTGTCTGCTGGTAAAAAA atCTGTTATAATGTGGAAATGCAAAAGTTACTGAAATTccttaaaactgtaaaaagagACTTTTACTACCAGCAAGTTCTCTTGGATTTGTATCATCAAATGAAAATCTTTATGAATAGCAACGGTTACGCCTCTAAAGGCTTACCTGATTTAGAACACCTGATAAAGCTAAGAAGCATCCGTGATGTTATACATTCTAGTAAAATAgaacaatggaaaaaattattcaattacatTAAATCTAATGATCTTTCTGAATTTGTTAAACCTTTAAAGGAACTAATCGAAGAATATgaagaatttaagaaatttccttCATATACAGCCAAGGTTGGATATAttctagataaaatttttttaatagggcAAAATTGCAGAGACTACacattggaagaaaaaagagaaattgcTGCCTTAATTGTTCCCTGCCTTCAACCGTTAAAAGTATgcattaaatcaatttatagaaCACCAAGAACAAGACTCGACTGCTATATTCGGCAAAGAAGGTCGGCTTTACAATTTATAGCTGAGGAATACTCTCGGTTTCCTCTAGatggaaaaattttagcaaacGATTTGGAGAAAGTAAGCCTAAAAGAATCCATTGAAATACTAGATAACCTAATCGAAGAGTATCGTGATTTATCATCAGAAGATTCAGATACCGACTTGGAAGAAGCAGGTTCAACTCTAATGCCACGCAGTCATTCATGGTGGACCAAATAA
- the LOC122269628 gene encoding uncharacterized protein, with protein MSLLKDIKISAPVRPVQQIKRKAVEDIATKNSKSMKRDPETEKLQQTPRCRFFPKCRMGQKCLFQHPTCKYNAACRNLKCIYRHIGPRKIELFENKENEQPNSFRLLLEKLEKQKPNPYKWVKPKDVGAKKDVP; from the exons ATGTCTCTGCTCAAGGATATTAA aatctcAGCACCTGTTAGACCTGTGCAACAGATAAAGAGAAAAGCGGTTGAAGATATTGCTACTAAGAACAGCAAGAGTATGAAAAGAGACCCTGAAACAGAGAAACTTCAGCAAACTCCCAGGTGCCGATTTTTTCCGAAGTGCCGCATGGGTCAAAAGTGCCTTTTCCAGCATCCAACCTGCAAGTATAATGCCGCATGCAGAAATCTGAAGTGCATCTACCGACACATTGGTCCCAGAAAAATAGAGCTCTTCGAGAACAAGGAGAACGAGCAACCCAACAGTTTCCGATTGCTGCTCGAGAAATTAGAAAAGCAAAAGCCTAATCCATACAAATGGGTAAAACCTAAAGATGTTGGTGCAAAAAAAGATGTACCATAG